The Microcoleus sp. FACHB-68 genome includes a region encoding these proteins:
- a CDS encoding glycosyltransferase produces the protein MANPLLINLSFLIAEPTGIATYANNIIPQLQPLNPTLLVSQEVDPYRCYQVPADMTPDQGTKGHLRRILWTQFQLPAIYKKLKANLLFSPLPEAPIFSNCRYVVTVHDLIPLRFPKRFSRLTAYFRHYIPQVLTQAEHIICDSTATANDVTNFFNIKPEKMTAVPLAYDAENFRFLDLPASNYFLYIGRHDPYKNLHRLVEAFAALPNFTDFELWLAGPADRNYTPELATHIEELGLSEQVKFIGYVPYEKLPVLMNQAIALVFPSLWEGFGLPALEAMACGTPVITSGRSSLPEVVGDAALLIEPYNVREITEAMVTVATRSGWRTRLRELGLARASQFSWAKTGKNTAEILKRYI, from the coding sequence ACCGGAATAGCAACCTATGCAAATAATATTATTCCGCAACTTCAGCCGCTAAATCCCACGTTACTGGTGTCTCAAGAGGTAGATCCTTATCGCTGCTATCAAGTGCCGGCAGATATGACGCCGGATCAAGGCACAAAAGGACATTTGCGTAGAATTCTTTGGACACAGTTTCAACTGCCGGCAATTTATAAAAAGCTCAAAGCGAATTTGCTATTTTCCCCGCTTCCAGAAGCGCCTATCTTTTCTAATTGCCGTTATGTTGTTACCGTCCACGATTTAATACCCTTGCGGTTCCCGAAACGATTTTCTAGGCTAACAGCCTATTTTCGCCATTACATTCCCCAGGTTTTAACGCAAGCCGAGCATATCATTTGTGACTCCACCGCAACAGCAAATGATGTCACGAATTTTTTCAACATTAAGCCTGAAAAAATGACAGCAGTGCCCTTAGCGTATGATGCGGAGAACTTTCGATTTCTTGATTTGCCGGCCAGCAATTATTTTCTTTATATAGGCCGGCACGATCCCTATAAAAATCTGCATAGGTTAGTCGAGGCATTTGCGGCTTTGCCAAATTTCACTGATTTTGAATTGTGGTTAGCCGGCCCTGCAGATCGTAATTACACGCCTGAACTCGCCACGCATATTGAAGAGTTGGGTTTAAGTGAGCAAGTAAAATTCATCGGCTATGTGCCCTATGAAAAACTGCCGGTGTTGATGAATCAAGCAATTGCGCTGGTTTTTCCCAGCCTTTGGGAGGGATTTGGCTTACCGGCACTTGAAGCAATGGCGTGTGGAACGCCGGTGATTACATCCGGGCGCTCATCTTTACCGGAAGTTGTTGGGGATGCAGCGTTGTTAATCGAACCCTACAACGTTAGAGAAATTACTGAGGCAATGGTAACAGTGGCAACCCGTTCAGGATGGCGAACGCGCCTGCGGGAACTCGGTCTGGCGAGAGCCAGTCAATTTAGCTGGGCAAAAACAGGCAAAAATACAGCAGAAATCTTAAAAAGATATATTTAA
- the glmM gene encoding phosphoglucosamine mutase — MVATPARTQYGLINPTVSLSQAPAVKPVQPASRPEIDPVWLGRQLPTTALFGTDGIRGRVGDILTAPLAMQVGFWAGQVLKSHATMPGPIILGQDSRTSSDMLAMALSAGLTSAGLEVWNLGLCPTPCVAYLTSISGAVGGVMISASHNPPEDNGIKFFRADGSKLSSTLQQQIEAGLRGKTETIPTYSWGQYYHRPELVSEYAESLQRPLLPAGSLQGMRIVLDLAWGAAANLAPAVFREMGAEVICLHDRPDGNQINVHCGSTHLEPLQKAVWQHAADMGFAFDGDADRVLAVDNQGRPIDGDYILYLWGQTLRKAQQLPGDLIIATVMANLGFERAWKEQGGQLMRTSVGDQYVQAEMIRTGSMLGGEQSGHILCRHYGITGDGLLTALHIAALVKQAGETLASLIDQSFQTYPQLLRNVRVEDRERRLNWQNCDAVQTAIAKAQEAMGDQGRILVRASGTEPLIRVMVEAACPELTRYWTENLVLAVQQHLAA, encoded by the coding sequence ATGGTAGCAACACCAGCTCGGACTCAGTATGGCTTAATCAACCCGACCGTGTCCTTATCACAAGCGCCGGCAGTCAAGCCGGTACAACCAGCCAGCCGGCCAGAAATCGATCCGGTTTGGCTAGGCCGCCAATTGCCAACAACCGCCTTATTTGGCACAGATGGCATTCGCGGACGAGTCGGAGATATTTTAACTGCACCCTTGGCGATGCAAGTCGGTTTCTGGGCCGGCCAAGTTCTGAAATCGCACGCCACTATGCCAGGGCCAATTATTCTGGGACAAGACTCCAGAACTTCCAGCGATATGTTAGCGATGGCTTTGTCTGCCGGTTTAACTTCTGCCGGCTTAGAAGTCTGGAACCTAGGATTGTGCCCAACCCCCTGCGTTGCCTATCTCACCAGCATTTCTGGGGCTGTGGGTGGAGTGATGATTTCTGCCAGCCACAACCCGCCAGAGGATAACGGAATTAAATTTTTCCGCGCCGATGGTTCAAAATTATCTTCAACCTTGCAACAGCAAATAGAAGCTGGATTGCGAGGAAAAACAGAAACGATTCCCACCTACAGTTGGGGGCAATATTACCACCGGCCTGAATTGGTGAGCGAATATGCCGAGTCTCTACAGCGCCCCTTGCTGCCGGCGGGAAGCCTTCAGGGAATGCGAATCGTTTTAGATTTAGCTTGGGGCGCTGCCGCAAACCTCGCGCCGGCAGTGTTCAGAGAAATGGGCGCAGAGGTAATCTGTTTGCATGATCGGCCCGACGGCAATCAAATTAATGTCCATTGTGGTTCCACCCATCTAGAACCGCTACAGAAAGCCGTGTGGCAACACGCCGCTGATATGGGGTTTGCTTTTGATGGGGATGCCGATCGGGTTTTAGCCGTAGATAACCAAGGCCGGCCTATTGATGGCGATTACATTCTCTACCTGTGGGGCCAAACCCTTCGTAAAGCCCAACAATTGCCGGGAGATTTGATTATTGCCACCGTGATGGCTAATTTAGGCTTTGAACGTGCTTGGAAAGAGCAGGGTGGCCAACTGATGCGGACATCAGTCGGCGATCAGTACGTTCAAGCTGAAATGATCCGGACTGGTTCAATGTTAGGTGGTGAGCAATCAGGCCACATTTTATGCCGGCACTATGGCATCACCGGCGACGGTTTGCTAACCGCTTTGCACATTGCCGCCTTGGTTAAACAAGCCGGTGAAACACTGGCATCACTCATCGATCAAAGCTTCCAAACCTATCCCCAACTGCTGCGGAATGTGCGCGTGGAAGATCGCGAACGCCGGCTCAACTGGCAAAATTGCGACGCCGTGCAAACCGCCATTGCCAAAGCTCAAGAGGCGATGGGAGATCAGGGACGTATCCTTGTCCGCGCCTCTGGTACTGAACCGCTGATCCGCGTCATGGTAGAAGCTGCCTGCCCTGAACTCACCCGTTACTGGACAGAAAACTTAGTTCTAGCCGTTCAGCAGCATTTAGCCGCCTAG
- the hpsL gene encoding hormogonium polysaccharide biosynthesis protein HpsL, protein MLKSKAKSKRKSKKSKQQPTAENPPLSKKEQKAQKRQAARERKEAFKTITPAVFASVAIGILLFLLKGPKLAIAGCGGFLALTLAFKYPRQALWAFLIYLPINGTVTYWVGGGNAAFQLAKDALYFPALVALVQHLKHSRLPLIISKGLVQPLLILLTVCILTLILVNGSQQFSPNPGGKPILLGILGLKVFLGYVPLITCGYYLIRNKQQFLFLTRMHIVLALICCSLGILQYMLLQTGKCVGTRNLTGNDLYKATTDAKCLVGGSLVFSPQVDAIRLPGTFVSPWHWAWFLMSNTFLTFGSAFSDPSLLWQIASFASLAAVMINAVICGQRIALVAVPTIIIILLILTGQVANLKRFLPIAGGISLLAGAGVAMFPQFVQERIKSFVDRWEASPPTEFFASQVQFTVEGQAGLLGKGLGRATNSARALGDTQLIETWFPKLLYEIGPIGLIAFLIFVTALSVLTFKAYRSLQDKNLRSFGACLWVFVLFVSYNPYWYPLDTDPIAVYYWFFAGVILKLPALDRQEQEKLQGADPNLLVDAKKERLKKNRRSAFA, encoded by the coding sequence ATGCTGAAATCTAAGGCCAAATCAAAGCGGAAATCCAAGAAATCCAAACAGCAACCCACGGCTGAAAATCCGCCCCTGAGTAAAAAAGAGCAAAAAGCACAAAAGCGACAGGCAGCACGTGAGCGCAAAGAAGCGTTTAAAACAATCACCCCCGCTGTGTTTGCCTCAGTTGCGATTGGGATCTTGCTATTTCTCCTTAAAGGCCCAAAACTCGCGATTGCCGGCTGCGGTGGATTTCTTGCTCTAACGCTTGCTTTTAAATACCCTCGACAAGCGCTCTGGGCGTTTCTAATTTACCTGCCGATTAATGGCACCGTAACTTATTGGGTAGGCGGTGGGAATGCAGCATTTCAACTCGCTAAAGATGCGCTTTACTTTCCAGCCCTTGTGGCATTAGTTCAGCACTTGAAACACAGCCGGCTGCCTTTGATCATTTCTAAAGGTCTGGTGCAGCCGCTGCTCATTCTGCTGACAGTTTGTATCCTGACATTAATATTAGTTAATGGCTCCCAGCAATTCTCCCCAAATCCGGGTGGAAAACCAATCCTATTAGGAATTTTAGGTCTAAAAGTTTTTCTTGGCTATGTCCCCTTGATCACGTGCGGTTACTACCTAATTCGCAACAAGCAGCAATTTCTATTTTTAACGAGAATGCATATTGTTCTTGCTTTGATTTGTTGTAGCCTGGGTATTTTGCAGTATATGCTGCTGCAAACCGGCAAGTGTGTGGGCACTCGGAATTTGACAGGCAATGATTTATATAAAGCGACGACAGATGCCAAGTGTTTAGTGGGGGGTTCTCTCGTCTTTAGCCCCCAAGTGGATGCGATCCGCTTACCGGGAACGTTTGTCTCGCCTTGGCATTGGGCTTGGTTCTTGATGTCTAACACCTTTTTGACCTTTGGATCTGCCTTTAGCGACCCTTCTTTACTCTGGCAAATTGCAAGTTTTGCTTCTCTGGCAGCCGTTATGATTAACGCTGTTATTTGTGGTCAAAGAATTGCTCTAGTTGCCGTGCCGACAATTATTATAATTCTACTGATTCTTACTGGCCAAGTGGCGAACTTAAAGCGCTTTCTTCCCATTGCTGGGGGAATTAGCCTTTTGGCAGGTGCCGGCGTGGCAATGTTCCCGCAATTTGTTCAAGAGCGGATCAAGAGTTTTGTTGATCGTTGGGAGGCTTCACCTCCTACAGAGTTTTTTGCTAGTCAAGTGCAGTTTACTGTTGAGGGACAGGCGGGATTATTGGGCAAAGGTTTGGGACGTGCAACAAACTCGGCTCGTGCCTTGGGTGACACACAGCTAATAGAAACTTGGTTTCCTAAATTACTCTATGAAATCGGGCCGATTGGGTTGATCGCGTTTCTAATTTTTGTGACAGCTTTGAGTGTGCTTACGTTTAAGGCTTACCGCTCTCTCCAAGACAAGAACTTACGAAGTTTTGGGGCTTGTTTATGGGTGTTTGTTTTGTTTGTTAGTTATAACCCTTATTGGTATCCACTAGATACTGATCCAATTGCGGTTTATTACTGGTTTTTTGCCGGCGTGATTCTTAAATTGCCGGCACTGGATCGCCAAGAGCAAGAAAAGCTTCAAGGTGCAGATCCCAATTTACTTGTTGACGCTAAGAAAGAACGTCTGAAAAAAAATCGGCGTTCGGCATTCGCATAA
- the hpsN gene encoding hormogonium polysaccharide biosynthesis glycosyltransferase HpsN, with protein sequence MQAVNEPLISVIVPTYGREEPLRQTLADVLQQDYSNFEVLVVDQTTNHELETQLFLEQLTSAGQIQWFRVNWASLPAARNYGVRRASGEIIVFIDDDVRLPAGFLAAHGRTYQKASIGAVAGRVFDRMKLTDSGGDLTIEYLPPEAKDPGIAWYYLDLVHTVKPQPVISARGCNMSFRRQVFTEFDLSFDERFKGSAVREESDFCLQFRKTGYEIWYEPEAHLIHLGEETGGCHDISTRSPQYQINLYHNHFLMGFKNLTTFQCLKFFARLFDCQVLGHPPCNKSGSLIKTVGRAGFYTLGFLKALATVVQSAWDDGQIYSRQDSLLVSPLSSKKDN encoded by the coding sequence ATGCAAGCTGTAAATGAGCCTTTAATTTCTGTAATTGTTCCCACTTATGGACGGGAGGAACCTCTGCGACAAACTCTGGCAGATGTATTGCAGCAAGATTACTCTAATTTTGAAGTGCTTGTTGTCGATCAAACGACTAATCATGAATTAGAAACGCAACTTTTTTTAGAGCAACTGACATCTGCCGGCCAGATTCAATGGTTCCGGGTAAATTGGGCAAGTTTGCCGGCTGCGCGTAACTATGGCGTGCGTCGGGCATCTGGGGAAATTATTGTGTTTATTGATGATGATGTGCGGCTGCCGGCTGGTTTTTTAGCAGCGCATGGACGAACCTATCAAAAAGCATCGATAGGGGCGGTTGCAGGACGGGTATTCGACCGGATGAAACTGACTGATTCGGGCGGTGATTTAACGATTGAATATCTTCCTCCAGAGGCGAAAGATCCGGGAATTGCTTGGTATTATCTTGACTTGGTGCATACGGTAAAACCTCAGCCGGTAATCTCAGCGAGAGGCTGCAATATGTCGTTTCGCCGGCAAGTTTTTACTGAGTTTGACTTGAGTTTTGATGAGCGATTTAAGGGCAGCGCGGTGCGAGAAGAATCTGATTTTTGCTTGCAATTCCGCAAAACCGGCTACGAAATTTGGTATGAACCAGAAGCGCATTTAATTCACCTAGGTGAGGAAACCGGCGGTTGCCACGATATCAGCACTCGCTCTCCTCAATATCAGATTAATCTTTATCATAATCATTTTTTAATGGGGTTTAAAAATCTCACAACTTTTCAGTGCTTGAAATTCTTTGCTCGTTTATTTGATTGTCAAGTTTTAGGTCATCCTCCTTGCAACAAAAGTGGTTCTTTGATTAAGACTGTGGGGCGAGCCGGTTTCTATACACTTGGTTTTTTAAAAGCGCTCGCTACAGTGGTTCAATCGGCTTGGGATGATGGGCAAATCTACAGCCGGCAAGATTCTCTATTAGTAAGTCCGTTATCAAGCAAAAAGGACAATTGA
- a CDS encoding GNAT family protein, giving the protein MIFSNLLRGDRIRLTALTSKDLTTVAGWHEDADFLRMVDARPASPQTEELLTQWLEERYKATDAFVLAVRGKSSEDLIGVIEFEGILWTHQVSWMSIAIGNRSNWGKGYGYDAMQLALAFAFDELNLFRLQLTVFSYNERAIALYEKLGFQREGVYRQFLQRDGKRYDMYLYGLLRSEWENVKSY; this is encoded by the coding sequence ATGATATTTTCAAATTTATTGCGGGGTGATCGAATTCGACTCACTGCTTTAACGTCAAAGGATCTCACTACCGTTGCCGGCTGGCATGAAGATGCTGACTTCTTACGCATGGTAGATGCACGCCCAGCTTCTCCTCAAACTGAGGAATTGCTAACGCAATGGTTAGAAGAACGTTACAAAGCAACAGATGCTTTTGTTTTGGCAGTGCGAGGTAAAAGTAGCGAAGATTTAATTGGGGTTATTGAATTTGAAGGAATTCTCTGGACGCATCAAGTAAGTTGGATGAGCATTGCAATTGGCAATCGCAGTAATTGGGGAAAAGGTTATGGATATGACGCAATGCAACTTGCCCTTGCTTTCGCTTTTGATGAACTAAATTTATTTCGTTTACAACTAACCGTTTTTAGCTACAACGAACGTGCAATTGCCTTGTATGAAAAGTTAGGGTTTCAACGTGAAGGTGTCTACCGGCAATTTTTACAGCGCGACGGCAAGCGCTATGATATGTATTTGTATGGACTCTTGCGCTCAGAATGGGAAAACGTCAAGAGTTACTAA
- the hpsP gene encoding hormogonium polysaccharide biosynthesis glycosyltransferase HpsP, whose translation MRILQIIPSISLVYGGPSQMVLGLSAALADKGIEVTILTTNSNGDVGQPPLDVPLNRPVEQNGYQVYYFSCAPFRRYKFSLDLLRWLNRHAKAFDLAHIHALFSPVSTAAATVARSNNLPYILRPLGTLDPADLQKKKQLKRIYAALFERPNLAGAAAIHFTSQQEAKISERFGLITQDLVIPLGVDFNKNTVNSQQLDNLKLPSPLLLFMSRIDPKKGLDLLLPALEKLLAEKLNFHFILAGNNPQDPEYEAKIQKQIANSSLAKHTTVTGFVSGNFKATMLEKADIFVLPSYYENFGIAVAEAMAAGTPVVISNQVHIWEEVQQAEAGWVCSCEVAALTDTLRLALKDASERKRRGLNAQNYALKYYNWETIAQQTIQAYKQILANKN comes from the coding sequence ATGCGAATTCTGCAAATCATCCCTTCAATTTCTCTAGTTTACGGTGGTCCCAGTCAAATGGTGCTAGGACTTTCCGCAGCACTTGCCGACAAAGGAATTGAAGTAACCATTCTTACCACTAATTCTAACGGAGATGTAGGACAGCCACCGCTGGATGTACCATTAAATCGGCCAGTAGAACAAAATGGTTATCAGGTGTATTATTTTTCCTGTGCTCCGTTTCGGCGCTACAAATTTTCTCTCGACTTACTGCGCTGGCTAAACCGGCACGCAAAAGCCTTCGATCTCGCACATATTCATGCTCTATTTTCGCCGGTGAGTACCGCAGCCGCAACAGTTGCCAGAAGCAACAATTTGCCTTATATTCTTCGTCCTTTAGGCACTCTTGATCCTGCCGATCTACAGAAGAAAAAGCAGCTAAAGCGGATTTATGCAGCTTTGTTTGAGCGGCCTAACTTAGCCGGTGCTGCTGCTATTCATTTCACCAGTCAACAGGAAGCTAAGATTTCAGAACGATTTGGTTTAATTACACAGGATTTAGTCATTCCTTTAGGAGTTGATTTTAACAAAAACACAGTTAATAGTCAACAACTTGATAATTTAAAATTACCCAGCCCTTTACTGCTTTTCATGTCCAGAATTGATCCAAAAAAAGGGTTAGATTTACTCTTGCCGGCTCTAGAAAAACTCCTCGCTGAAAAATTGAACTTTCACTTTATTTTAGCTGGAAATAACCCCCAAGATCCTGAATATGAGGCTAAAATTCAGAAACAAATAGCAAACTCCTCCCTTGCCAAACACACGACAGTCACCGGCTTTGTTTCTGGAAATTTTAAAGCGACTATGTTAGAAAAAGCTGATATTTTTGTTTTACCTTCTTATTACGAAAACTTTGGAATTGCAGTAGCAGAAGCGATGGCTGCGGGAACGCCGGTGGTTATTTCAAATCAAGTGCATATTTGGGAGGAGGTGCAGCAAGCAGAAGCCGGCTGGGTGTGTTCTTGTGAGGTGGCGGCGCTTACTGATACGCTGAGATTAGCCTTAAAGGATGCAAGTGAGCGCAAACGGCGAGGATTAAACGCTCAGAATTATGCTTTAAAATATTATAATTGGGAGACAATTGCCCAACAAACGATTCAAGCTTACAAGCAAATTTTAGCGAATAAAAATTAG
- the hpsO gene encoding hormogonium polysaccharide biosynthesis glycosyltransferase HpsO, which translates to MRILVASHTYIVDLNREKLRVLANLEPGIEVTVVVPRRWKPGGVQNQTVETQFVDEGSFKVVPASNFSENHQGLLTFGADLVQLLRRFRPDIIQVEQGSRSLAYAQLITLNRLLGLNAKNLFFTWWNLPYHLKWPISLLEAYNLRHTHGLIAGNQDGAEILRGRGYQGAVQVMPQLGVDDSLFQRQPQPELRHNLNIQPNDFVVGFVGRFVEEKGLLTLAKALTDLQKLPWKWLLVGRGKLQKYLIEWATENNLQNRLIWVESIPHDQVYQYINLMNVLVLPSETTDKFKTLTAAGWKEQFGHVLIEAMACQVPVIGSNSGEIPHVIGEAGLVFPEGNAEALKNCLVQLIEHPEYARNLAKQGYERVIKNYTNKALAQQLLKFYKNLL; encoded by the coding sequence ATGAGAATTTTAGTTGCTAGTCATACTTATATTGTTGACCTCAATCGCGAGAAATTGCGAGTTTTAGCTAATTTGGAACCGGGGATTGAGGTAACAGTTGTGGTGCCGCGCCGGTGGAAGCCAGGGGGTGTGCAAAACCAGACTGTTGAGACCCAATTTGTTGATGAAGGGTCTTTTAAAGTGGTGCCGGCTTCTAATTTTAGTGAGAATCACCAAGGACTTCTGACTTTTGGGGCTGATTTAGTTCAGCTATTGCGCCGGTTTCGACCTGATATTATTCAAGTGGAACAGGGTTCTCGTTCGCTGGCTTATGCTCAGTTAATTACGCTCAACCGGCTGCTGGGATTAAATGCGAAAAATTTGTTTTTTACTTGGTGGAATTTGCCCTATCACTTGAAATGGCCGATTTCTTTATTAGAGGCTTATAATTTGCGCCACACGCACGGTTTAATTGCCGGCAATCAGGATGGCGCAGAAATTTTGCGTGGACGCGGCTATCAAGGTGCGGTGCAAGTAATGCCGCAATTGGGTGTTGATGATAGTTTGTTTCAGCGCCAACCTCAGCCAGAACTACGTCATAACTTAAATATTCAGCCGAATGATTTTGTGGTGGGATTTGTGGGCAGATTTGTAGAAGAGAAAGGTTTACTGACTCTGGCTAAAGCATTAACGGATTTGCAAAAGCTTCCCTGGAAATGGTTATTAGTAGGACGGGGAAAATTACAGAAATATTTAATAGAATGGGCAACAGAAAATAATCTACAAAATCGACTAATTTGGGTGGAAAGCATTCCCCATGACCAAGTTTACCAATATATAAATTTAATGAATGTCTTAGTTTTGCCGTCGGAAACCACTGACAAATTTAAAACTTTAACGGCTGCCGGTTGGAAAGAGCAATTTGGTCATGTGCTGATCGAGGCAATGGCTTGTCAAGTGCCGGTTATCGGTTCCAATTCTGGTGAAATCCCTCATGTTATTGGAGAAGCCGGTTTAGTCTTTCCAGAAGGAAATGCCGAGGCGCTAAAAAATTGCCTAGTACAGCTCATAGAACACCCAGAATACGCCAGAAACTTAGCCAAACAGGGTTATGAACGAGTTATAAAAAATTATACTAATAAAGCTCTCGCTCAGCAATTACTTAAATTTTATAAAAATCTTCTTTAA
- a CDS encoding retropepsin-like aspartic protease: MKLSWTAALAIALPMCGGIALTPLPNLAQNSLISQPPPAASGLSSESSRLRIQRLKGEKSAPAKLAQQPNPTPSTTPNAAGEEILQQVVECVKTSVPSGQIPSLEQMQAVSSQCVFKVVMLAPDGSIRPDANERMIALVKITGITLPKPSSQGQASVALKPVAEQQLFSLSVSVGGQPKTFLLDTGASNSIVDSEIAQQLNLAGTPIPKEMLAYMVVGDNCSDINASLHEMPVMAVDKASVQGITGMGLPKTAIPGDVSGVLGLDFLSGFDMVVNPKSFQLQLLPPSSPTAGVVPLKGKMGVMTAEVEINGQGPFTFLLDTGADVSVISDRLAGKLSLDLANAKDIEVQGFCGTEAGKQTTLPQFSLREHKASNLDAVILKSEVLDLLGVEGIIGQNFLSRYQQHWRFGERNELGFPNEGSLVLTPL; this comes from the coding sequence ATGAAACTATCTTGGACTGCCGCCTTAGCGATCGCCCTGCCAATGTGCGGGGGAATTGCCTTAACTCCCCTGCCAAACCTAGCGCAGAACTCGCTCATCAGCCAGCCGCCTCCAGCCGCTTCAGGATTATCAAGCGAAAGTTCACGATTGAGAATTCAGCGGCTCAAAGGTGAAAAATCCGCTCCCGCTAAGCTGGCACAGCAACCAAACCCAACCCCTAGCACAACCCCCAACGCTGCCGGCGAGGAAATTTTGCAACAAGTGGTTGAGTGTGTTAAAACTTCGGTCCCTAGCGGACAGATACCTTCCCTTGAACAAATGCAAGCGGTTTCTTCGCAATGTGTGTTTAAGGTAGTGATGTTAGCGCCAGACGGCAGCATTCGCCCTGATGCCAACGAACGCATGATTGCTTTGGTCAAAATCACCGGCATCACACTGCCGAAACCGTCGAGTCAGGGACAAGCTTCTGTGGCGCTGAAGCCGGTTGCTGAACAACAGTTGTTTAGCCTCTCGGTGAGTGTCGGGGGGCAGCCGAAAACTTTTTTGCTGGATACCGGCGCATCGAATTCAATTGTGGATAGTGAAATTGCCCAGCAACTCAATCTGGCAGGAACCCCCATTCCCAAGGAAATGCTGGCTTATATGGTTGTGGGCGACAATTGCTCTGATATTAATGCGTCTTTACATGAGATGCCGGTGATGGCGGTTGACAAGGCGAGTGTTCAGGGGATCACCGGCATGGGACTGCCTAAAACAGCAATTCCTGGGGATGTTTCTGGGGTTTTGGGTCTTGATTTTCTTAGTGGCTTTGATATGGTGGTGAATCCTAAAAGCTTTCAACTGCAACTTTTGCCGCCTTCTAGTCCGACTGCCGGTGTGGTTCCCCTGAAAGGAAAAATGGGGGTGATGACGGCTGAAGTTGAAATTAACGGTCAAGGGCCATTTACTTTTCTGCTAGATACCGGCGCTGATGTAAGCGTAATTTCTGATCGTTTGGCGGGTAAGCTTTCTTTGGATTTGGCTAATGCTAAAGACATTGAGGTACAGGGCTTTTGTGGCACAGAAGCCGGTAAACAAACAACCTTGCCTCAATTCAGTTTACGAGAACACAAAGCTTCAAATCTTGATGCTGTGATTCTTAAGAGTGAGGTTTTGGATTTGCTGGGTGTTGAGGGGATTATTGGTCAGAACTTTTTAAGCCGGTATCAGCAACACTGGCGGTTTGGTGAGCGTAATGAATTAGGCTTCCCGAATGAGGGAAGTTTGGTTTTAACGCCTTTATAA
- a CDS encoding response regulator: MTLILIIEDAWFTRRAICKILQGSGYETLEAANGREGLEIVASRPDIDCMLLDLLMPEVDGWGVLKALREQQSQLPVIVLTADIQESTRLQCLELGAFTVINKPPKPEELRHVLQAALSASEESQP, translated from the coding sequence ATGACGTTAATTCTCATTATCGAAGATGCTTGGTTTACTCGCAGGGCGATTTGCAAAATTTTGCAAGGGTCAGGTTACGAGACGCTGGAGGCTGCGAATGGACGCGAAGGGCTGGAGATAGTGGCGAGCCGGCCAGACATCGACTGTATGCTGCTAGACCTATTAATGCCAGAAGTGGACGGTTGGGGTGTTCTCAAAGCGCTACGCGAACAGCAGTCGCAGTTGCCGGTCATTGTGCTTACGGCAGACATCCAAGAAAGCACTCGCCTGCAATGCCTAGAACTCGGTGCCTTCACAGTGATTAACAAACCTCCCAAACCGGAGGAACTGCGCCACGTTCTTCAAGCCGCTTTAAGCGCCAGCGAGGAAAGCCAGCCATGA
- a CDS encoding chemotaxis protein CheC, whose translation MNLTANQIDALQELVNIGVGQAAGVLNEMIDSHIRLQIPFVKILSPIELQQQLESQVNGEQISSVGLGFTGSFSGLAQLVFPADSADMLVAMLTGEELGTPDLDSVKIGTLSEVGNIVINGVMGSISNVLEQRLDYSLPSYTEGTVELLVTSGNLAPKAVVLLAQTRFSIERLHIEGDVILIFNVGSFDALLAAIDQVAG comes from the coding sequence ATGAATTTGACAGCTAACCAAATTGATGCATTGCAGGAACTCGTTAACATTGGAGTTGGCCAAGCCGCAGGCGTTTTAAATGAGATGATCGACTCTCACATTCGCTTGCAAATTCCTTTTGTGAAAATTCTGTCGCCTATTGAGTTACAGCAGCAACTCGAAAGCCAGGTTAATGGAGAACAAATCTCTTCAGTTGGGCTTGGCTTCACCGGCTCGTTTAGCGGCTTAGCTCAGTTAGTTTTTCCGGCAGACAGTGCCGATATGCTGGTTGCTATGCTCACTGGCGAGGAATTGGGAACCCCTGACCTTGATTCAGTGAAAATTGGTACGCTAAGTGAAGTGGGAAATATTGTGATCAATGGCGTCATGGGTTCAATTAGCAATGTGCTTGAGCAACGCCTTGACTACTCACTTCCCAGCTACACAGAAGGAACCGTTGAACTGCTTGTGACATCTGGGAATTTGGCTCCTAAAGCGGTTGTTTTATTGGCTCAGACCCGTTTTAGCATCGAACGACTTCATATTGAGGGAGATGTTATTCTCATTTTTAATGTGGGTTCCTTTGACGCTTTACTGGCTGCTATTGATCAGGTTGCTGGATAG